The Juglans regia cultivar Chandler chromosome 2, Walnut 2.0, whole genome shotgun sequence genome includes a window with the following:
- the LOC108986118 gene encoding probable lysophospholipase BODYGUARD 3 isoform X4 has product MAVMGKTKSVLTLTGRVINEAVSFIVFSLLDLFDFLLCYVYKLADFFMEAEWKPCYCSSGKEAITSSGKILVSEQGKSKIVCLSSSKLQLEEISDTLYTRPSLVSEVSNLTVTELKRLKVTDRTINVQSCEKIKNGTVRSTFTVNSTIVEMLQGKIGKQQLHPIPRWSDCDCKLCISWTSSCKETLFVRAEGPKAFWTETLFPNFSSAAKSTYRLFAIDLLGFGRSPKPTDSLYTLREHLDMIEQSVLEPYKIKSLHIVAHSLGCILALALAVKHPGCVKSLTLLAPPYYPVPKGTQATQYVMRRVAPRRVWPLISFGASLACWYEHISRTICLLICKNHRLWEFLTKLVTRNRIRTFLLEGFFLHTHNAAWHTLHNIICGTASKLDAYMDAVRDHLKCDVAVFHGQDDELIPVECSHNVKARIPRARVKVIEKKDHITIVVGRQKSFARELEEIWRNSSRN; this is encoded by the exons ATGGCTGTCATGGGCAAAACCAAATCGGTTTTAACATTAACTGGCAGGGTTATAAACGAGGCAGTGAGCTTCATTGTCTTCTCTTTGCTAGACCTTTTTGATTTCCTTCTTTGTTATGTTTACAAGTTAGCTGATTTCTTCATGGAAGCCGAATGGAAGCCTTGTTACTGCTCGTCCGGCAAAGAAGCCATCACTAGCAGCGGAAAAATCTTGGTATCCGAACAAGGCAAATCTAAGATCGTTTGCCTCAGTTCCAGCAAGCTACAACTCGAGGAGATATCAGACACCCTCTATACGCGTCCTTCTCTGGTGTCCGAGGTCTCGAACTTGACCGTCACCGAGCTTAAAAGGCTCAAGGTCACGGACAGGACCATCAATGTACAGTCTTGTGAAAAGATCAAGAACGGAACGGTGCGCTCAACATTCACGGTTAACTCCACCATTGTTGAAATGCTCCAAGGAAAGATTGGAAAGCAGCAATTACATCCGATCCCGAGGTGGTCCGACTGTGATTGTAAACTTTGCATTTCTTGGACCTCTTCTTGCAAAGAAACTCTGTTTGTTCGAGCCGAAGGACCCAAAG CATTTTGGACCGAAACGCTTTTTCCAAATTTCTCAAGCGCTGCTAAATCGACATATCGCTTGTTTGCCATTGATCTGCTTGGGTTTGGAAGAAGTCCAAAGCCAACCGACTCTCTTTACACGCTAAGGGAGCACTTGGACATGATAGAACAGTCCGTGCTGGAACCATACAAAATCAAGTCTTTGCACATTGTGGCTCATTCTTTAGGTTGCATCTTGGCTCTTGCACTCGCTGTTAAGCACCCTGGCTGTGTGAAATCCTTAACCCTACTTGCACCA CCATATTACCCGGTGCCAAAGGGAACACAAGCTACACAATACGTGATGAGAAGGGTAGCTCCGAGGCGTGTGTGGCCGCTGATTTCGTTTGGAGCGTCGCTTGCATGCTGGTACGAGCACATTTCCAGGACAATTTGCCTGCTCATTTGCAAGAACCACCGATTGTGGGAATTTCTCACCAAACTCGTCACTAGAAACAG GATTAGGACATTCTTGCTTGAAGGTTTCTTCCTGCATACCCACAACGCTGCATGGCATACCCTACACAACATCATCTGCGGCACCGCCAGCAAACTTGACGCGTACATGGACGCAGTCCGAGACCACCTAAAGTGCGATGTTGCCGTGTTCCATGGCCAAGACGATGAACTTATCCCTGTTGAATGCAGCCACAATGTGAAAGCAAGAATACCTCGTGCCCGTGTCAAAGTGATCGAGAAGAAGGATCATATTACGATCGTTGTAGGAAGACAAAAGTCCTTTGCTAGAGAACTAGAGGAAATATGGAGAAACTCAAGTCGTAATTAA
- the LOC108986118 gene encoding probable lysophospholipase BODYGUARD 3 isoform X3, with the protein MAVMGKTKSVLTLTGRVINEAVSFIVFSLLDLFDFLLCYVYKLADFFMEAEWKPCYCSSGKEAITSSGKILVSEQGKSKIVCLSSSKLQLEEISDTLYTRPSLVSEVSNLTVTELKRLKVTDRTINVQSCEKIKNGTVRSTFTVNSTIVEMLQGKIGKQQLHPIPRWSDCDCKLCISWTSSCKETLFVRAEGPKGNSQNKAFWTETLFPNFSSAAKSTYRLFAIDLLGFGRSPKPTDSLYTLREHLDMIEQSVLEPYKIKSLHIVAHSLGCILALALAVKHPGCVKSLTLLAPPYYPVPKGTQATQYVMRRVAPRRVWPLISFGASLACWYEHISRTICLLICKNHRLWEFLTKLVTRNRIRTFLLEGFFLHTHNAAWHTLHNIICGTASKLDAYMDAVRDHLKCDVAVFHGQDDELIPVECSHNVKARIPRARVKVIEKKDHITIVVGRQKSFARELEEIWRNSSRN; encoded by the exons ATGGCTGTCATGGGCAAAACCAAATCGGTTTTAACATTAACTGGCAGGGTTATAAACGAGGCAGTGAGCTTCATTGTCTTCTCTTTGCTAGACCTTTTTGATTTCCTTCTTTGTTATGTTTACAAGTTAGCTGATTTCTTCATGGAAGCCGAATGGAAGCCTTGTTACTGCTCGTCCGGCAAAGAAGCCATCACTAGCAGCGGAAAAATCTTGGTATCCGAACAAGGCAAATCTAAGATCGTTTGCCTCAGTTCCAGCAAGCTACAACTCGAGGAGATATCAGACACCCTCTATACGCGTCCTTCTCTGGTGTCCGAGGTCTCGAACTTGACCGTCACCGAGCTTAAAAGGCTCAAGGTCACGGACAGGACCATCAATGTACAGTCTTGTGAAAAGATCAAGAACGGAACGGTGCGCTCAACATTCACGGTTAACTCCACCATTGTTGAAATGCTCCAAGGAAAGATTGGAAAGCAGCAATTACATCCGATCCCGAGGTGGTCCGACTGTGATTGTAAACTTTGCATTTCTTGGACCTCTTCTTGCAAAGAAACTCTGTTTGTTCGAGCCGAAGGACCCAAAGGTAATAGCCAAAACAAAG CATTTTGGACCGAAACGCTTTTTCCAAATTTCTCAAGCGCTGCTAAATCGACATATCGCTTGTTTGCCATTGATCTGCTTGGGTTTGGAAGAAGTCCAAAGCCAACCGACTCTCTTTACACGCTAAGGGAGCACTTGGACATGATAGAACAGTCCGTGCTGGAACCATACAAAATCAAGTCTTTGCACATTGTGGCTCATTCTTTAGGTTGCATCTTGGCTCTTGCACTCGCTGTTAAGCACCCTGGCTGTGTGAAATCCTTAACCCTACTTGCACCA CCATATTACCCGGTGCCAAAGGGAACACAAGCTACACAATACGTGATGAGAAGGGTAGCTCCGAGGCGTGTGTGGCCGCTGATTTCGTTTGGAGCGTCGCTTGCATGCTGGTACGAGCACATTTCCAGGACAATTTGCCTGCTCATTTGCAAGAACCACCGATTGTGGGAATTTCTCACCAAACTCGTCACTAGAAACAG GATTAGGACATTCTTGCTTGAAGGTTTCTTCCTGCATACCCACAACGCTGCATGGCATACCCTACACAACATCATCTGCGGCACCGCCAGCAAACTTGACGCGTACATGGACGCAGTCCGAGACCACCTAAAGTGCGATGTTGCCGTGTTCCATGGCCAAGACGATGAACTTATCCCTGTTGAATGCAGCCACAATGTGAAAGCAAGAATACCTCGTGCCCGTGTCAAAGTGATCGAGAAGAAGGATCATATTACGATCGTTGTAGGAAGACAAAAGTCCTTTGCTAGAGAACTAGAGGAAATATGGAGAAACTCAAGTCGTAATTAA
- the LOC108986118 gene encoding probable lysophospholipase BODYGUARD 3 isoform X1, which translates to MAVMGKTKSVLTLTGRVINEAVSFIVFSLLDLFDFLLCYVYKLADFFMEAEWKPCYCSSGKEAITSSGKILVSEQGKSKIVCLSSSKLQLEEISDTLYTRPSLVSEVSNLTVTELKRLKVTDRTINVQSCEKIKNGTVRSTFTVNSTIVEMLQGKIGKQQLHPIPRWSDCDCKLCISWTSSCKETLFVRAEGPKGNSQNKDKAREDVLFIHGFISSSAFWTETLFPNFSSAAKSTYRLFAIDLLGFGRSPKPTDSLYTLREHLDMIEQSVLEPYKIKSLHIVAHSLGCILALALAVKHPGCVKSLTLLAPPYYPVPKGTQATQYVMRRVAPRRVWPLISFGASLACWYEHISRTICLLICKNHRLWEFLTKLVTRNRIRTFLLEGFFLHTHNAAWHTLHNIICGTASKLDAYMDAVRDHLKCDVAVFHGQDDELIPVECSHNVKARIPRARVKVIEKKDHITIVVGRQKSFARELEEIWRNSSRN; encoded by the exons ATGGCTGTCATGGGCAAAACCAAATCGGTTTTAACATTAACTGGCAGGGTTATAAACGAGGCAGTGAGCTTCATTGTCTTCTCTTTGCTAGACCTTTTTGATTTCCTTCTTTGTTATGTTTACAAGTTAGCTGATTTCTTCATGGAAGCCGAATGGAAGCCTTGTTACTGCTCGTCCGGCAAAGAAGCCATCACTAGCAGCGGAAAAATCTTGGTATCCGAACAAGGCAAATCTAAGATCGTTTGCCTCAGTTCCAGCAAGCTACAACTCGAGGAGATATCAGACACCCTCTATACGCGTCCTTCTCTGGTGTCCGAGGTCTCGAACTTGACCGTCACCGAGCTTAAAAGGCTCAAGGTCACGGACAGGACCATCAATGTACAGTCTTGTGAAAAGATCAAGAACGGAACGGTGCGCTCAACATTCACGGTTAACTCCACCATTGTTGAAATGCTCCAAGGAAAGATTGGAAAGCAGCAATTACATCCGATCCCGAGGTGGTCCGACTGTGATTGTAAACTTTGCATTTCTTGGACCTCTTCTTGCAAAGAAACTCTGTTTGTTCGAGCCGAAGGACCCAAAGGTAATAGCCAAAACAAAG ATAAAGCACGAGAAGATGTGTTGTTCATTCATGGCTTCATTTCATCTTCAGCATTTTGGACCGAAACGCTTTTTCCAAATTTCTCAAGCGCTGCTAAATCGACATATCGCTTGTTTGCCATTGATCTGCTTGGGTTTGGAAGAAGTCCAAAGCCAACCGACTCTCTTTACACGCTAAGGGAGCACTTGGACATGATAGAACAGTCCGTGCTGGAACCATACAAAATCAAGTCTTTGCACATTGTGGCTCATTCTTTAGGTTGCATCTTGGCTCTTGCACTCGCTGTTAAGCACCCTGGCTGTGTGAAATCCTTAACCCTACTTGCACCA CCATATTACCCGGTGCCAAAGGGAACACAAGCTACACAATACGTGATGAGAAGGGTAGCTCCGAGGCGTGTGTGGCCGCTGATTTCGTTTGGAGCGTCGCTTGCATGCTGGTACGAGCACATTTCCAGGACAATTTGCCTGCTCATTTGCAAGAACCACCGATTGTGGGAATTTCTCACCAAACTCGTCACTAGAAACAG GATTAGGACATTCTTGCTTGAAGGTTTCTTCCTGCATACCCACAACGCTGCATGGCATACCCTACACAACATCATCTGCGGCACCGCCAGCAAACTTGACGCGTACATGGACGCAGTCCGAGACCACCTAAAGTGCGATGTTGCCGTGTTCCATGGCCAAGACGATGAACTTATCCCTGTTGAATGCAGCCACAATGTGAAAGCAAGAATACCTCGTGCCCGTGTCAAAGTGATCGAGAAGAAGGATCATATTACGATCGTTGTAGGAAGACAAAAGTCCTTTGCTAGAGAACTAGAGGAAATATGGAGAAACTCAAGTCGTAATTAA
- the LOC108986118 gene encoding probable lysophospholipase BODYGUARD 3 isoform X2 yields MAVMGKTKSVLTLTGRVINEAVSFIVFSLLDLFDFLLCYVYKLADFFMEAEWKPCYCSSGKEAITSSGKILVSEQGKSKIVCLSSSKLQLEEISDTLYTRPSLVSEVSNLTVTELKRLKVTDRTINVQSCEKIKNGTVRSTFTVNSTIVEMLQGKIGKQQLHPIPRWSDCDCKLCISWTSSCKETLFVRAEGPKDKAREDVLFIHGFISSSAFWTETLFPNFSSAAKSTYRLFAIDLLGFGRSPKPTDSLYTLREHLDMIEQSVLEPYKIKSLHIVAHSLGCILALALAVKHPGCVKSLTLLAPPYYPVPKGTQATQYVMRRVAPRRVWPLISFGASLACWYEHISRTICLLICKNHRLWEFLTKLVTRNRIRTFLLEGFFLHTHNAAWHTLHNIICGTASKLDAYMDAVRDHLKCDVAVFHGQDDELIPVECSHNVKARIPRARVKVIEKKDHITIVVGRQKSFARELEEIWRNSSRN; encoded by the exons ATGGCTGTCATGGGCAAAACCAAATCGGTTTTAACATTAACTGGCAGGGTTATAAACGAGGCAGTGAGCTTCATTGTCTTCTCTTTGCTAGACCTTTTTGATTTCCTTCTTTGTTATGTTTACAAGTTAGCTGATTTCTTCATGGAAGCCGAATGGAAGCCTTGTTACTGCTCGTCCGGCAAAGAAGCCATCACTAGCAGCGGAAAAATCTTGGTATCCGAACAAGGCAAATCTAAGATCGTTTGCCTCAGTTCCAGCAAGCTACAACTCGAGGAGATATCAGACACCCTCTATACGCGTCCTTCTCTGGTGTCCGAGGTCTCGAACTTGACCGTCACCGAGCTTAAAAGGCTCAAGGTCACGGACAGGACCATCAATGTACAGTCTTGTGAAAAGATCAAGAACGGAACGGTGCGCTCAACATTCACGGTTAACTCCACCATTGTTGAAATGCTCCAAGGAAAGATTGGAAAGCAGCAATTACATCCGATCCCGAGGTGGTCCGACTGTGATTGTAAACTTTGCATTTCTTGGACCTCTTCTTGCAAAGAAACTCTGTTTGTTCGAGCCGAAGGACCCAAAG ATAAAGCACGAGAAGATGTGTTGTTCATTCATGGCTTCATTTCATCTTCAGCATTTTGGACCGAAACGCTTTTTCCAAATTTCTCAAGCGCTGCTAAATCGACATATCGCTTGTTTGCCATTGATCTGCTTGGGTTTGGAAGAAGTCCAAAGCCAACCGACTCTCTTTACACGCTAAGGGAGCACTTGGACATGATAGAACAGTCCGTGCTGGAACCATACAAAATCAAGTCTTTGCACATTGTGGCTCATTCTTTAGGTTGCATCTTGGCTCTTGCACTCGCTGTTAAGCACCCTGGCTGTGTGAAATCCTTAACCCTACTTGCACCA CCATATTACCCGGTGCCAAAGGGAACACAAGCTACACAATACGTGATGAGAAGGGTAGCTCCGAGGCGTGTGTGGCCGCTGATTTCGTTTGGAGCGTCGCTTGCATGCTGGTACGAGCACATTTCCAGGACAATTTGCCTGCTCATTTGCAAGAACCACCGATTGTGGGAATTTCTCACCAAACTCGTCACTAGAAACAG GATTAGGACATTCTTGCTTGAAGGTTTCTTCCTGCATACCCACAACGCTGCATGGCATACCCTACACAACATCATCTGCGGCACCGCCAGCAAACTTGACGCGTACATGGACGCAGTCCGAGACCACCTAAAGTGCGATGTTGCCGTGTTCCATGGCCAAGACGATGAACTTATCCCTGTTGAATGCAGCCACAATGTGAAAGCAAGAATACCTCGTGCCCGTGTCAAAGTGATCGAGAAGAAGGATCATATTACGATCGTTGTAGGAAGACAAAAGTCCTTTGCTAGAGAACTAGAGGAAATATGGAGAAACTCAAGTCGTAATTAA